The following proteins come from a genomic window of Takifugu rubripes chromosome 11, fTakRub1.2, whole genome shotgun sequence:
- the smtla gene encoding somatolactin alpha isoform X1: protein MICCVGHTALQEVLLAVSLWPILFTISNPINCGDEQSSLSNCLSISQEKLLDRVIQHTELIFRVSEESCTLFEEMFIPLPLQLQTNQAGNACMTKALHIPSSKSEIQQITDKWLLHSVLMLVQSWIKPLVYLQTTMTQYDFASETLLNKTKWMLEKLISLEQGVVVLIKKMLNEGAMATTVTEQDLFPTDLQPDILASIMNDYNLLSCFKKDTHKMEILLKLLKCRQNEIYNCA from the exons ATGATCTGCTGTGTTGGACATACAG CCCTGCAAGAAGTTCTGTTGGCCGTGTCACTTTGGCCCATCCTCTTTACTATAAGCAACCCGATAAACTGTGGAGATGAGCAGAGTTCCCTGTCCAACTGTCTGTCCATCTCCCAAGAAAAACTTCTGGACCGAGTCATACAGCACACTGAGCTCATCTTCCGTGTTTCTGAGGAATCCTGTACTTTGTTT gaggagatgtttaTCCCACTCCCACTGCAGCTTCAGACAAACCAAGCAGGGAATGCATGCATGACCAAAGCCTTACACATCCCTAGCTCCAAAAGTGAAATCCAACAGATAACT GATAAATGGTTGCTCCACTCTGTTCTGATGCTGGTCCAGTCATGGATCAAACCCTTGGTCTACCTGCAGACCACCATGACCCAATACGATTTTGCTTCTGAAACACTGCTCAACAAGACCAAGTGGATGTTAGAGAAGCTAATCAGCCTAGAGCAAGGAGTGGTGGTCCTCATCAAGAAG ATGTTAAACGAAGGAGCGATGGCTACAACAGTCACAGAACAAGACCTGTTCCCTACCGACCTGCAGCCCGACATACTGGCATCCATCATGAACGACTACAATTTACTGAGCTGCTTCAAAAAAGACACCCACAAAATGGAAATTTTGCTTAAGCTTCTGAAATGTCGACAGAATGAAATATACAACTGTGCATGA
- the smtla gene encoding somatolactin alpha isoform X2, producing the protein MTALQEVLLAVSLWPILFTISNPINCGDEQSSLSNCLSISQEKLLDRVIQHTELIFRVSEESCTLFEEMFIPLPLQLQTNQAGNACMTKALHIPSSKSEIQQITDKWLLHSVLMLVQSWIKPLVYLQTTMTQYDFASETLLNKTKWMLEKLISLEQGVVVLIKKMLNEGAMATTVTEQDLFPTDLQPDILASIMNDYNLLSCFKKDTHKMEILLKLLKCRQNEIYNCA; encoded by the exons ATGACAG CCCTGCAAGAAGTTCTGTTGGCCGTGTCACTTTGGCCCATCCTCTTTACTATAAGCAACCCGATAAACTGTGGAGATGAGCAGAGTTCCCTGTCCAACTGTCTGTCCATCTCCCAAGAAAAACTTCTGGACCGAGTCATACAGCACACTGAGCTCATCTTCCGTGTTTCTGAGGAATCCTGTACTTTGTTT gaggagatgtttaTCCCACTCCCACTGCAGCTTCAGACAAACCAAGCAGGGAATGCATGCATGACCAAAGCCTTACACATCCCTAGCTCCAAAAGTGAAATCCAACAGATAACT GATAAATGGTTGCTCCACTCTGTTCTGATGCTGGTCCAGTCATGGATCAAACCCTTGGTCTACCTGCAGACCACCATGACCCAATACGATTTTGCTTCTGAAACACTGCTCAACAAGACCAAGTGGATGTTAGAGAAGCTAATCAGCCTAGAGCAAGGAGTGGTGGTCCTCATCAAGAAG ATGTTAAACGAAGGAGCGATGGCTACAACAGTCACAGAACAAGACCTGTTCCCTACCGACCTGCAGCCCGACATACTGGCATCCATCATGAACGACTACAATTTACTGAGCTGCTTCAAAAAAGACACCCACAAAATGGAAATTTTGCTTAAGCTTCTGAAATGTCGACAGAATGAAATATACAACTGTGCATGA